From the genome of Streptomyces sp. NBC_01317, one region includes:
- a CDS encoding amidase → MSRTLNRRVFLAGSAAATGAVVGGTALAAPAAASPATAAGAAPYLPDIHVRDAARRDPTEATLAEAAVLMRRRKLKSATLVEAYLDRIEAFDSTYQAYAVVTGATALTAARKADREGRRGVLSGIPLCVKDNYFTRGVPTRCNSLIFEDFVPDHDATAVARLTAAGGIVLGKGQMGPLATTRATTPNGTVTTVNAWTPDNPATDPGGSSTGPACSVAGRMASSSIGTQTGGSIVQPSNRQNLTGLKPTMGRVSAHGVIPLSYTRDHPGPLARDAMDAALMLSVMAGPDPADPRTLGLPRLPDLVRAATPVLSRGKVKLRRATRIGVPADFLNSAADVRRAFLTTLDAIPGVTLVDVTYPADWGLLTGTFNDARLSERTEPFRHWLQEDPTKFGVSLLSWLQGLMLSGDEWITAQRAKNHLLREVLDGVMARCDVLLQTGPVPFDILGLPEIAFPAGFVAGIPSGVILGGQPYEEDRLLEVASAYQAVTDWHTRRPADPSPAAAGKRLAAAPRPRLSAEEAAAQSA, encoded by the coding sequence ATGAGCCGCACCCTCAACCGCCGTGTCTTCCTGGCCGGTTCGGCCGCCGCGACCGGCGCCGTCGTCGGGGGTACGGCCCTGGCCGCGCCGGCCGCCGCGAGCCCGGCCACCGCCGCCGGGGCCGCGCCGTACCTCCCCGACATCCACGTACGGGACGCCGCGCGCCGCGATCCGACCGAGGCGACGCTCGCCGAGGCCGCCGTCCTGATGCGCCGGCGCAAGCTGAAGTCCGCGACGCTCGTGGAGGCGTACCTCGACCGGATAGAGGCCTTCGACTCCACGTACCAGGCGTACGCCGTGGTGACCGGCGCGACCGCGCTCACCGCCGCGCGCAAGGCCGACCGCGAGGGCAGACGAGGCGTGTTGAGCGGTATCCCGCTCTGCGTCAAGGACAACTACTTCACGCGCGGGGTGCCGACCCGCTGCAACTCCCTCATCTTCGAGGACTTCGTCCCCGACCACGACGCCACCGCCGTCGCCCGGCTCACCGCCGCCGGCGGAATCGTCCTGGGCAAGGGGCAGATGGGCCCGCTCGCCACCACCCGGGCGACCACCCCCAACGGGACCGTCACCACCGTCAACGCCTGGACCCCCGACAACCCCGCCACCGATCCCGGCGGTTCGTCCACCGGGCCCGCCTGCTCCGTCGCCGGGCGGATGGCCTCGTCGTCCATCGGCACCCAGACCGGCGGATCCATCGTCCAGCCCTCCAACCGGCAGAACCTCACCGGCCTCAAGCCCACGATGGGCCGCGTCTCCGCGCACGGCGTCATCCCGCTTTCGTACACCCGCGACCACCCCGGGCCCCTGGCGCGCGACGCCATGGACGCCGCGCTCATGCTCTCCGTGATGGCAGGACCCGACCCGGCCGACCCGCGCACCCTCGGACTGCCGCGCCTGCCGGATCTCGTACGGGCCGCCACCCCGGTCCTGTCCCGGGGCAAGGTGAAGCTGCGCCGCGCGACCCGGATCGGGGTGCCCGCCGACTTCCTGAACAGCGCCGCCGACGTGCGCCGGGCGTTCCTCACCACGCTCGACGCCATCCCGGGGGTGACGCTGGTCGACGTCACGTACCCCGCCGACTGGGGACTGCTCACCGGCACGTTCAACGACGCCCGGCTCTCCGAGCGCACCGAGCCGTTCCGGCACTGGCTCCAGGAGGACCCCACCAAGTTCGGCGTCTCGCTGCTCAGTTGGCTCCAGGGGCTGATGCTGTCCGGCGACGAGTGGATCACCGCGCAGCGGGCCAAGAACCATCTGCTGCGTGAAGTGCTCGATGGGGTCATGGCCCGCTGCGACGTCCTGCTCCAGACGGGTCCCGTGCCCTTCGACATCCTCGGGCTGCCCGAAATCGCCTTTCCCGCCGGGTTCGTGGCGGGGATACCGTCCGGCGTCATCCTCGGCGGTCAGCCGTACGAGGAGGACCGGCTGCTGGAGGTCGCGTCGGCCTACCAGGCGGTGACCGACTGGCACACCCGCCGCCCGGCCGACCCGTCACCGGCCGCCGCGGGCAAGCGCCTGGCGGCCGCACCGCGCCCCCGGTTGAGCGCGGAGGAGGCGGCGGCGCAGAGCGCGTGA